A single region of the Nocardioides aurantiacus genome encodes:
- a CDS encoding TIGR03086 family metal-binding protein — protein sequence MTTREHLHGLVASLQPVVQGVPTASLDAKTPCHDWDVRGLTSHLLGTTEAMRRVGAGEPLDRDDPWGTSGQELGEAWRDQLSDRLVAVADAWAQPEAWEGEALDGAMARKDVGDMAFLEVLLHGWDLARATGQELELDDAVAEQAQQLLDEHGESGRSLGAFGAEADAGEDPSALDRALAASGRDPAWGR from the coding sequence ATGACCACCCGCGAGCACCTGCACGGCCTCGTCGCCAGCCTCCAGCCGGTCGTCCAGGGGGTACCGACGGCGTCGCTGGACGCGAAGACCCCCTGCCACGACTGGGACGTGCGCGGGCTGACCTCGCACCTGCTCGGCACCACCGAGGCCATGCGGCGCGTGGGGGCCGGGGAGCCGCTGGACCGCGACGATCCCTGGGGGACGAGCGGCCAGGAGCTGGGGGAGGCCTGGCGCGACCAGCTGTCCGACCGGCTGGTCGCCGTGGCCGACGCGTGGGCGCAGCCGGAGGCGTGGGAGGGCGAGGCGCTCGACGGGGCGATGGCGCGCAAGGACGTGGGCGACATGGCCTTCCTCGAGGTGCTGCTCCACGGCTGGGACCTCGCCCGCGCCACGGGCCAGGAGCTCGAGCTCGACGACGCCGTCGCCGAGCAGGCGCAGCAGCTCCTCGACGAGCACGGCGAGTCCGGCCGCTCGCTGGGCGCGTTCGGCGCCGAGGCCGACGCCGGGGAGGACCCGTCGGCGCTCGACCGGGCGCTCGCCGCGTCGGGCCGCGACCCGGCCTGGGGCCGCTGA
- the argH gene encoding argininosuccinate lyase encodes MDHQDDQEQQAGSGATNEGSLWGGRFAGGPSPALEALSRSTHFDWRLAPYDLDGSRAHARVLRGAGLLTDSELDGLLAGLDELHELFASGELRPRPQDEDVHGALEGALLEVVGPELGGRLRAGRSRNDQIATLFKVFLRDHARVIAGLLLDLVEADADQAERHLGAIMPGRTHLQHAQPVLLSHHLLAHAWPLLRDVARLRDWDARVAAESPYGSGALAGSSLGLDPEAVARDLGFTGSVANSIDGTAARDFVAELAFVLAMVGVDVSRQAEEVILWATREFGFVTLDDGYSTGSSIMPQKKNPDVAELARGKAGRLVGNLAGLLATLKALPLAYNRDLQEDKEPVFDSVDTLEVLLPAFTGQVATLRFHTERMADLAPQGFSLATDVAEWLVREGVPFREAHEVSGACVRRCEELGVDLPDLTDDQFAELDPRLTPGVREVLTVEGSVASRDSRGGTAPARVAEQLAELRTVVAEHRAWLG; translated from the coding sequence GTGGACCACCAGGACGACCAGGAGCAGCAGGCCGGGAGCGGCGCGACCAACGAGGGCAGCCTGTGGGGCGGCCGGTTCGCCGGCGGTCCGAGCCCGGCGCTCGAGGCGCTATCGCGGAGCACGCACTTCGACTGGCGGCTGGCGCCCTACGACCTCGACGGGTCGCGGGCGCACGCCCGGGTGCTGCGCGGCGCCGGCCTGCTGACCGACAGCGAGCTCGACGGCCTCCTGGCCGGGCTCGACGAGCTCCACGAGCTGTTCGCCTCCGGGGAGCTGCGCCCGCGGCCCCAGGACGAGGACGTCCACGGCGCGCTCGAGGGCGCGCTGCTCGAGGTGGTCGGGCCCGAGCTGGGCGGCCGGCTGCGAGCCGGCCGCAGCCGCAACGACCAGATCGCCACGCTGTTCAAGGTGTTCCTGCGCGACCACGCCCGGGTGATCGCCGGGCTGCTGCTCGACCTCGTGGAGGCCGACGCCGACCAGGCCGAGCGCCACCTCGGCGCGATCATGCCGGGGCGCACCCACCTCCAGCACGCCCAGCCGGTGCTGCTGAGCCACCACCTGCTGGCCCACGCCTGGCCGCTGCTCCGCGACGTCGCCCGGCTGCGCGACTGGGACGCCCGGGTGGCCGCGGAGTCGCCGTACGGCTCGGGCGCACTGGCCGGCTCCAGCCTGGGCCTCGACCCCGAGGCCGTGGCGCGTGACCTGGGGTTCACCGGGTCGGTCGCCAACTCCATCGACGGGACCGCGGCCCGTGACTTCGTCGCCGAGCTGGCCTTCGTGCTGGCCATGGTCGGGGTCGACGTGAGCCGCCAGGCGGAGGAGGTGATCCTCTGGGCGACCCGCGAGTTCGGCTTCGTGACGCTCGACGACGGCTACTCCACCGGGTCGAGCATCATGCCGCAGAAGAAGAACCCCGACGTCGCCGAGCTGGCGCGCGGCAAGGCGGGCCGGCTCGTCGGCAACCTCGCCGGGCTGCTGGCCACGCTCAAGGCCCTGCCGCTGGCCTACAACCGCGACCTGCAGGAGGACAAGGAGCCGGTCTTCGACTCCGTGGACACCCTCGAGGTGCTGCTGCCGGCCTTCACCGGCCAGGTCGCGACGCTGCGCTTCCACACCGAGCGGATGGCCGACCTCGCGCCGCAGGGCTTCAGCCTGGCGACCGACGTGGCCGAGTGGCTGGTGCGCGAGGGGGTGCCGTTCCGCGAGGCCCACGAGGTCTCCGGAGCGTGCGTACGCCGCTGCGAGGAGCTCGGCGTCGACCTGCCCGACCTCACCGACGACCAGTTCGCCGAGCTCGACCCCCGACTGACCCCGGGGGTGCGCGAGGTGCTGACCGTCGAGGGCTCGGTGGCCTCCCGCGACTCCCGTGGCGGCACCGCCCCGGCCCGCGTGGCCGAGCAGCTGGCCGAGCTGCGGACGGTCGTGGCGGAGCACCGGGCGTGGCTGGGCTGA
- a CDS encoding glycerol-3-phosphate dehydrogenase/oxidase, whose translation MLAPARLGPDERAEAWRALQDDADIDVLVVGGGVTGAGVALDAATRGLKVVLVEQRDFGSGTSSRSSKLFHGGLRYLEQLNFSLVREALRERELMLTLLAPHLVKPVSFLYPLKHRFWERPYVTAGLTLYDTMGGKSSLPRHQQLSRRKALRMAPGLRKDALAGALRYYDAQADDARHTMMLARTAATYGASVLASAKVTGFVHAGERVVGATVEDVESGESATLSAKVVINCTGVWTDDIQKLAGGRGQFNVRASKGVHIVVPRDRLNSETGMILRTEKSVLFVIPWGTHWIIGTTDTEWDLDRAHPAASRADIDYILEHINTVLTTPLTHDDIEGVYAGLRPLLAGESEATSNLSREHAVARPQPGLISIAGGKYTTYRVMAADAVDAARADLSAHVPDSVTDHIPLVGAEGYQALTNQVELIARNRDLPPWRITHLLDRYGALMQEVLTLADDDPSLLEPLPGAEEYLKVEIVYAASHEGALHLDDLLSRRTRISIEAHDRGVDCADDAAALVAPVLGWDERRVEDEVAAYRARVAAERESQAEGDDLAANADRLAAPDIRARAVGRALD comes from the coding sequence ATGCTCGCACCGGCCAGGTTGGGACCCGACGAGCGCGCCGAGGCGTGGCGCGCTCTCCAGGACGACGCCGACATCGACGTGCTGGTCGTCGGCGGAGGCGTGACCGGGGCGGGCGTGGCGCTCGACGCCGCCACGCGCGGCCTCAAGGTCGTGCTCGTCGAGCAGCGCGACTTCGGCTCCGGCACGTCCTCGCGCAGCTCCAAGCTGTTCCACGGCGGCCTGCGCTACCTCGAGCAGCTCAACTTCTCGCTCGTCCGCGAGGCGCTGCGCGAGCGCGAGCTGATGCTGACCCTGCTGGCGCCGCACCTGGTCAAGCCGGTCTCGTTCCTCTACCCGCTCAAGCACCGGTTCTGGGAGCGGCCCTACGTCACCGCCGGCCTGACGCTCTACGACACGATGGGCGGCAAGAGCTCGCTGCCGCGCCACCAGCAGCTGAGCCGCCGCAAGGCGCTGCGGATGGCGCCGGGGCTGCGCAAGGACGCGCTGGCCGGCGCGCTGCGCTACTACGACGCCCAGGCCGACGACGCCCGCCACACGATGATGCTGGCGCGCACAGCCGCGACGTACGGCGCCTCGGTGCTGGCCTCGGCCAAGGTGACCGGGTTCGTCCACGCGGGTGAGCGCGTCGTCGGCGCGACCGTCGAGGACGTCGAGAGCGGCGAGTCCGCCACGCTCTCGGCCAAGGTCGTCATCAACTGCACCGGCGTGTGGACCGACGACATCCAGAAGCTCGCCGGCGGCCGCGGCCAGTTCAACGTGCGTGCCTCCAAGGGCGTGCACATCGTGGTGCCGCGCGACCGGCTGAACTCCGAGACCGGCATGATCCTGCGCACCGAGAAGTCCGTGCTGTTCGTGATCCCGTGGGGCACCCACTGGATCATCGGCACCACCGACACCGAGTGGGACCTCGACCGGGCCCACCCGGCCGCCAGCCGCGCCGACATCGACTACATCCTCGAGCACATCAACACCGTGCTGACCACGCCGCTGACCCACGACGACATCGAGGGCGTGTACGCCGGCCTCCGCCCGTTGCTCGCCGGCGAGAGCGAGGCGACGTCCAACCTGTCCCGCGAGCACGCCGTCGCGCGGCCCCAGCCCGGGCTGATCTCGATCGCGGGCGGGAAGTACACCACCTACCGCGTCATGGCTGCCGACGCCGTAGACGCCGCGCGGGCCGACCTGTCGGCCCACGTGCCCGACAGCGTCACCGACCACATCCCGCTGGTGGGTGCCGAGGGCTACCAGGCGCTGACCAACCAGGTCGAGCTGATCGCCCGCAACCGCGACCTGCCGCCGTGGCGGATCACCCACCTGCTCGACCGCTACGGCGCCCTGATGCAGGAGGTGCTCACCCTCGCCGACGACGACCCGTCCCTGCTCGAGCCGCTGCCGGGTGCCGAGGAGTACCTCAAGGTCGAGATCGTGTACGCCGCGTCGCACGAGGGCGCGCTGCACCTCGACGACCTCCTCTCGCGCCGCACGAGGATCTCCATCGAGGCCCACGACCGCGGCGTGGACTGCGCCGACGACGCCGCCGCGCTCGTCGCGCCGGTGCTGGGCTGGGACGAGCGCCGGGTCGAGGACGAGGTCGCGGCCTACCGCGCCCGCGTCGCCGCCGAGCGCGAGTCACAGGCCGAGGGCGACGACCTGGCCGCCAACGCCGACCGGCTGGCCGCACCCGACATCCGGGCCCGAGCGGTCGGTCGCGCGCTGGACTGA